From the Silurus meridionalis isolate SWU-2019-XX chromosome 5, ASM1480568v1, whole genome shotgun sequence genome, one window contains:
- the cacna2d4b gene encoding voltage-dependent calcium channel subunit alpha-2/delta-4 isoform X1, whose product MRWTGMCFTGIMGKRTQPSWVTVFLFYSGCLFLLTNAQMKIPPETVQKWANSLSEQLNSVAVKYSGSALLQKKLNDVEPVIQIEKLDGAKLAQEFSDEIEKMLGSKMKSVKRLADTVEDADLYHEFNASLEFDYFNSLLINTMDEEGNYIELGGEFPLEDNEHFNNLPVNTLMSDIQVPTNVYNKDPDILNGVYMSEALNDVFISNFQKDPTLTWQFFGSSTGFFRLYPGIKWTADPNGVVAFDCRNRNWYIQAATSPKDIIIVVDISGSMKGLKLTIAKHTINTILDTLGENDFVNIIAYTDYVQYVEPCFKGTLVQADLDNREHFKLLVEDLQVKREGKVKKAMNESFWVLNQATEKGQGSLCNQAIMLITDGAMEDFQSVFEEFNWPERKVRVFTYLIGRDMTFAENVKWIACNNKGYYTHINTLADVQENVMEYLHVLSRPMVIDHDHDIIWTEAYMDSVLPNTKELFNSMAQSLLLMTTVAMPVFSKKKETMSHGILLGVVGTDIPLVEVMMLAPRYKLGAHGYAFLITNNGYILAHPNLRPLYKDGKKLKPKPNYNSVDLTEAEWEDSNDTLRTAMVKGETGTLELDVRTAVDKGKRSLLLKNKYFYTTIDETPFSFGMVLTQGHGQYVFHGNVSIEEGLHDLQQPDLTIANEWTYCETDIDPQHRKLTQLQAVVRYLTGKEPELECDEVLLQQVLFDAVVTAPLEAYWTALMMSDAGVEDHIETAFLGTRSGLMRITRYIGKEERKGKNFLTPVDKENLFTMDHHPIWYRLAAENKPGQFYYYVPVDDINKEKNMLIAVTAVTVTAQNRIALAGAIGLQMSLNLLERRFWATAKEADDTDCSNVDGLCPLSCESIDINCYLVDNNGFIVISKERSDVGKFFGEVDGSVMAQLLKSGLFKRETLYDYQAMCKNSHHHASAARPLLSPFYNLMAVVKWLFSNLIMFFLEFNISGLWHNGFLVDAKSGYHTTHKQKKVESMVPCNTEYPGFIYDTSIRETNSIIKCGRCQKMFVLQQVLNSNLVMLVVQADCDCSRQYSPITLTPREVKYNATVKCNRMKSQKIRRRPESCHAYHPHENAKDCGGACGISVSVALFFTSLVTSLTLR is encoded by the exons ATGCGGTGGACAGGGATGTGCTTCACTGGGATTATGGGCAAACGAACACAGCCTTCATGGGTCACGGTCTTCTTGTTTTACTCAGGATGCTTGTTCCTCCTGACCAATGCACAGATGAAGATTCCACCTGAAAC ggTTCAAAAATGGGCCAATAGCCTTTCAGAACAGCTAAATTCAGTTGCTGTTAAGTATTCTGGATCTGCACTTCTACAGAAG AAACTCAATGATGTGGAGCCTGTTATTCAGATAGAAAAACTTGATGGAGCTAAATTGGCCCAGGAATTTTCCGATGAAATTGAGAAGATGCTGGGAAGCAAGATGAAGTCTGTTAAG CGACTGGCAGATACAGTGGAGGATGCAGATCTATATCACGAGTTTAATGCAAGTTTAGAG TTTGACTATTTCAACTCCCTGCTGATAAACACGATGGATGAAGAGGGCAACTACATTGAACTCGGTGGCGAGTTTCCACTAGAAGATAACGAGCATTTTAACAATCTGCCAGTTAACACACTAATGAGTGACATCCAAGTCCCAACCAATGTGTACAACAAAG ATCCAGACATTCTTAATGGCGTGTACATGTCCGAGGCTTTGAACGATGTCTTCATCAGTAACTTCCAGAAGGACCCAACTCTCACATGGCAGTTCTTTGGAAGCTCCACTGGTTTCTTCAGACTCTACCCAG GCATCAAGTGGACTGCAGACCCCAATGGAGTGGTTGCATTTGACTGTCGGAATAGGAACTG GTACATTCAGGCTGCTACGTCTCCAAAAGACATCATTATAGTGGTGGATATCAGCGGCAGCATGAAGGGTCTGAAGCTCACTATTGCCAAACACACCATAAACACCATCCTGGACACTCTGGGTGAAAACGACTTTGTCAACATTATCGCG TACACTGATTACGTCCAGTATGTGGAGCCCTGTTTTAAAGGCACACTCGTACAGGCGGATCTGGACAACCGGGAG CATTTTAAGCTGCTTGTGGAAGACCTCCAAGTAAAGAGGGAGGGGAAAGTTAAGAAGGCCATGAATGAATCTTTTTGGGTGTTGAATCAG GCTACAGAAAAGGGGCAGGGCAGCTTGTGCAATCAGGCCATCATGCTCATCACAGATGGAGCCATGGAAGATTTCCAGTCTGTGTTCGAGGAGTTCAACTGGCCCGAGAGGAAG GTGCGAGTCTTCACCTACCTCATCGGCCGTGATATGACCTTCGCAGAAAATGTGAAGTGGATCGCTTGTAACAATAAGG GTTACTATACTCACATTAACACACTGGCCGATGTCCAGGAGAACGTCATGGAGTATCTTCATGTCCTTAGTCGGCCCATGGTCATAGATCACGATCATGACATCATCTGGACCGAGGCGTACATGGACAGTGTG CTCCCTAACACTAAAGAG CTCTTTAACAGCATGGCTCAGAGTCTGCTTCTGATGACCACCGTGGCCATGCCTGTGTTCAGCAAGAAGAAGGAGACTATGTCACATGGAATTCTGCTGGGAGTGGTGGGCACGGACATTCCCTTAGTGGAGGTTATGATGCTTGCCCCACGATACAAG CTGGGTGCTCATGGTTATGCTTTCCTTATTACAAACAACGGCTACATTCTGGCACACCCCAATTTAAGGCCTCTA TAtaaagatggaaaaaagctgaaaCCCAAACCAAACTACAACAGTGTGGACCTCACCGAGGCTGAATGGGAAGACAGTAATGACACT TTGAGAACAGCCATGGTGAAAGGTGAAACTGGTACGTTAGAGTTAGATGTAAGAACCGCAGTGGACAAAGGG AAAAGATCCTTGTtgcttaaaaacaaatatttctacACAACCATCGATGAGACACCGTTTAG CTTTGGGATGGTGTTAACACAAGGTCATGGCCAATATGTGTTTCATGGAAATGTTTCTATTGAAGAGG GCCTTCATGATCTTCAGCAGCCAGACCTAACCATAGCCAATGAGTG GACTTACTGTGAGACAGATATCGACCCCCAACATCGGAAACTAACTCAGCTCCAGGCTGTTGTCCGATACCTGACTGGGAAAGAGCCTGAACTTGAAT GCGATGAGGTTCTTCTGCAGCAAGTACTGTTTGACGCGGTGGTCACAGCTCCACTCGAAGCCTATTGGACTGCGCTGATGATGAGCGATGCTGG TGTGGAAGATCATATTGAGACTGCCTTCTTGGGGACACGCTCAGGCCTCATGCGCATCACAAGATACATTGGCAAAGAGGAAAGGAAGGGGAA GAACTTTTTAACCCCAGTGGACAAGGAGAATCTCTTTACTATGGATCATCACCCTATCTGGTATCGTCTGGCAGCTGAGAACAAACCGGGACAGTTTTATTATTACGTACCTGTTGACGATATCAATAAAG AAAAGAACATGTTGATAGCAGTGACTGCTGTAACTGTGACTGCACAGAACAGAATAGCATTGGCTGGAG CAATTGGACTTCAAATGTCATTAAATCTACTCGAAAGAAGATTCTGGGCCACAGCTAAAGAG GCAGATGACACGGAT TGCAGTAATGTGGATGGGTTGTGTCCTCTGAGCTGTGAAAGCATT GATATTAACTGTTACCTGGTGGACAACAATGGGTTCATAGTGATCTCTAAGGAGAGAAGTGAC GTTGGAAAATTCTTTGGGGAAGTCGATGGATCAGTAATGGCCCAGCTCCTCAAATCAGGCTTGTTTAAAAG GGAGACTTTGTATGACTACCAGGCCATGTGCAAGAACAGCCATCATCACGCAAGTGCAGCTCGACCCCTGCTGAGT cctTTCTACAACCTGATGGCAGTAGTCAAGTGGCTTTTCTCCAACCTCATAAT gttttttttggagTTTAACATCAGTGGGCTGTGGCATAACGGCTTTCTGGTAGACG CCAAGTCAGGATATCACACTA cacACAAACAGAAGAAGGTGGAATCCATGGTGCCCTGTAACACTGAATATCCCGGATTCATATACGACACCTCCATCAGGGAGACCAACAGCATTATTAAGTGTGGTCGCTGTCAAAA GATGTTTGTGCTCCAGCAGGTTTTAAACAGTAACTTGGTGATGCTGGTGGTGCAAGCAGACTGTGACTGCTCACGCCAGTACTCCCCCATCACCCTTACACCGAGAGAAGTCAAAT ATAACGCAACAGTGAAATGCAACCGGATGAAATCACAGAAGATCCGCAGACGTCCCGAGTCCTGTCACGCATACCATCCTCAT GAAAATGCTAAAGACTGTGGTGGGGCGTGTGGGATCTCCGTATCAGTGGCTCTTTTCTTCACATCCCTGGTCACATCACTGACTCTTCGCTGA
- the cacna2d4b gene encoding voltage-dependent calcium channel subunit alpha-2/delta-4 isoform X2: MRWTGMCFTGIMGKRTQPSWVTVFLFYSGCLFLLTNAQMKIPPETVQKWANSLSEQLNSVAVKYSGSALLQKKLNDVEPVIQIEKLDGAKLAQEFSDEIEKMLGSKMKSVKRLADTVEDADLYHEFNASLEFDYFNSLLINTMDEEGNYIELGGEFPLEDNEHFNNLPVNTLMSDIQVPTNVYNKDPDILNGVYMSEALNDVFISNFQKDPTLTWQFFGSSTGFFRLYPGIKWTADPNGVVAFDCRNRNWYIQAATSPKDIIIVVDISGSMKGLKLTIAKHTINTILDTLGENDFVNIIAYTDYVQYVEPCFKGTLVQADLDNREHFKLLVEDLQVKREGKVKKAMNESFWVLNQATEKGQGSLCNQAIMLITDGAMEDFQSVFEEFNWPERKVRVFTYLIGRDMTFAENVKWIACNNKGYYTHINTLADVQENVMEYLHVLSRPMVIDHDHDIIWTEAYMDSVLPNTKELFNSMAQSLLLMTTVAMPVFSKKKETMSHGILLGVVGTDIPLVEVMMLAPRYKLGAHGYAFLITNNGYILAHPNLRPLYKDGKKLKPKPNYNSVDLTEAEWEDSNDTLRTAMVKGETGTLELDVRTAVDKGKRSLLLKNKYFYTTIDETPFSFGMVLTQGHGQYVFHGNVSIEEGLHDLQQPDLTIANEWTYCETDIDPQHRKLTQLQAVVRYLTGKEPELECDEVLLQQVLFDAVVTAPLEAYWTALMMSDAGVEDHIETAFLGTRSGLMRITRYIGKEERKGKNFLTPVDKENLFTMDHHPIWYRLAAENKPGQFYYYVPVDDINKEKNMLIAVTAVTVTAQNRIALAGAIGLQMSLNLLERRFWATAKEADDTDCSNVDGLCPLSCESIDINCYLVDNNGFIVISKERSDVGKFFGEVDGSVMAQLLKSGLFKRETLYDYQAMCKNSHHHASAARPLLSPFYNLMAVVKWLFSNLIMFFLEFNISGLWHNGFLVDAHKQKKVESMVPCNTEYPGFIYDTSIRETNSIIKCGRCQKMFVLQQVLNSNLVMLVVQADCDCSRQYSPITLTPREVKYNATVKCNRMKSQKIRRRPESCHAYHPHENAKDCGGACGISVSVALFFTSLVTSLTLR, from the exons ATGCGGTGGACAGGGATGTGCTTCACTGGGATTATGGGCAAACGAACACAGCCTTCATGGGTCACGGTCTTCTTGTTTTACTCAGGATGCTTGTTCCTCCTGACCAATGCACAGATGAAGATTCCACCTGAAAC ggTTCAAAAATGGGCCAATAGCCTTTCAGAACAGCTAAATTCAGTTGCTGTTAAGTATTCTGGATCTGCACTTCTACAGAAG AAACTCAATGATGTGGAGCCTGTTATTCAGATAGAAAAACTTGATGGAGCTAAATTGGCCCAGGAATTTTCCGATGAAATTGAGAAGATGCTGGGAAGCAAGATGAAGTCTGTTAAG CGACTGGCAGATACAGTGGAGGATGCAGATCTATATCACGAGTTTAATGCAAGTTTAGAG TTTGACTATTTCAACTCCCTGCTGATAAACACGATGGATGAAGAGGGCAACTACATTGAACTCGGTGGCGAGTTTCCACTAGAAGATAACGAGCATTTTAACAATCTGCCAGTTAACACACTAATGAGTGACATCCAAGTCCCAACCAATGTGTACAACAAAG ATCCAGACATTCTTAATGGCGTGTACATGTCCGAGGCTTTGAACGATGTCTTCATCAGTAACTTCCAGAAGGACCCAACTCTCACATGGCAGTTCTTTGGAAGCTCCACTGGTTTCTTCAGACTCTACCCAG GCATCAAGTGGACTGCAGACCCCAATGGAGTGGTTGCATTTGACTGTCGGAATAGGAACTG GTACATTCAGGCTGCTACGTCTCCAAAAGACATCATTATAGTGGTGGATATCAGCGGCAGCATGAAGGGTCTGAAGCTCACTATTGCCAAACACACCATAAACACCATCCTGGACACTCTGGGTGAAAACGACTTTGTCAACATTATCGCG TACACTGATTACGTCCAGTATGTGGAGCCCTGTTTTAAAGGCACACTCGTACAGGCGGATCTGGACAACCGGGAG CATTTTAAGCTGCTTGTGGAAGACCTCCAAGTAAAGAGGGAGGGGAAAGTTAAGAAGGCCATGAATGAATCTTTTTGGGTGTTGAATCAG GCTACAGAAAAGGGGCAGGGCAGCTTGTGCAATCAGGCCATCATGCTCATCACAGATGGAGCCATGGAAGATTTCCAGTCTGTGTTCGAGGAGTTCAACTGGCCCGAGAGGAAG GTGCGAGTCTTCACCTACCTCATCGGCCGTGATATGACCTTCGCAGAAAATGTGAAGTGGATCGCTTGTAACAATAAGG GTTACTATACTCACATTAACACACTGGCCGATGTCCAGGAGAACGTCATGGAGTATCTTCATGTCCTTAGTCGGCCCATGGTCATAGATCACGATCATGACATCATCTGGACCGAGGCGTACATGGACAGTGTG CTCCCTAACACTAAAGAG CTCTTTAACAGCATGGCTCAGAGTCTGCTTCTGATGACCACCGTGGCCATGCCTGTGTTCAGCAAGAAGAAGGAGACTATGTCACATGGAATTCTGCTGGGAGTGGTGGGCACGGACATTCCCTTAGTGGAGGTTATGATGCTTGCCCCACGATACAAG CTGGGTGCTCATGGTTATGCTTTCCTTATTACAAACAACGGCTACATTCTGGCACACCCCAATTTAAGGCCTCTA TAtaaagatggaaaaaagctgaaaCCCAAACCAAACTACAACAGTGTGGACCTCACCGAGGCTGAATGGGAAGACAGTAATGACACT TTGAGAACAGCCATGGTGAAAGGTGAAACTGGTACGTTAGAGTTAGATGTAAGAACCGCAGTGGACAAAGGG AAAAGATCCTTGTtgcttaaaaacaaatatttctacACAACCATCGATGAGACACCGTTTAG CTTTGGGATGGTGTTAACACAAGGTCATGGCCAATATGTGTTTCATGGAAATGTTTCTATTGAAGAGG GCCTTCATGATCTTCAGCAGCCAGACCTAACCATAGCCAATGAGTG GACTTACTGTGAGACAGATATCGACCCCCAACATCGGAAACTAACTCAGCTCCAGGCTGTTGTCCGATACCTGACTGGGAAAGAGCCTGAACTTGAAT GCGATGAGGTTCTTCTGCAGCAAGTACTGTTTGACGCGGTGGTCACAGCTCCACTCGAAGCCTATTGGACTGCGCTGATGATGAGCGATGCTGG TGTGGAAGATCATATTGAGACTGCCTTCTTGGGGACACGCTCAGGCCTCATGCGCATCACAAGATACATTGGCAAAGAGGAAAGGAAGGGGAA GAACTTTTTAACCCCAGTGGACAAGGAGAATCTCTTTACTATGGATCATCACCCTATCTGGTATCGTCTGGCAGCTGAGAACAAACCGGGACAGTTTTATTATTACGTACCTGTTGACGATATCAATAAAG AAAAGAACATGTTGATAGCAGTGACTGCTGTAACTGTGACTGCACAGAACAGAATAGCATTGGCTGGAG CAATTGGACTTCAAATGTCATTAAATCTACTCGAAAGAAGATTCTGGGCCACAGCTAAAGAG GCAGATGACACGGAT TGCAGTAATGTGGATGGGTTGTGTCCTCTGAGCTGTGAAAGCATT GATATTAACTGTTACCTGGTGGACAACAATGGGTTCATAGTGATCTCTAAGGAGAGAAGTGAC GTTGGAAAATTCTTTGGGGAAGTCGATGGATCAGTAATGGCCCAGCTCCTCAAATCAGGCTTGTTTAAAAG GGAGACTTTGTATGACTACCAGGCCATGTGCAAGAACAGCCATCATCACGCAAGTGCAGCTCGACCCCTGCTGAGT cctTTCTACAACCTGATGGCAGTAGTCAAGTGGCTTTTCTCCAACCTCATAAT gttttttttggagTTTAACATCAGTGGGCTGTGGCATAACGGCTTTCTGGTAGACG cacACAAACAGAAGAAGGTGGAATCCATGGTGCCCTGTAACACTGAATATCCCGGATTCATATACGACACCTCCATCAGGGAGACCAACAGCATTATTAAGTGTGGTCGCTGTCAAAA GATGTTTGTGCTCCAGCAGGTTTTAAACAGTAACTTGGTGATGCTGGTGGTGCAAGCAGACTGTGACTGCTCACGCCAGTACTCCCCCATCACCCTTACACCGAGAGAAGTCAAAT ATAACGCAACAGTGAAATGCAACCGGATGAAATCACAGAAGATCCGCAGACGTCCCGAGTCCTGTCACGCATACCATCCTCAT GAAAATGCTAAAGACTGTGGTGGGGCGTGTGGGATCTCCGTATCAGTGGCTCTTTTCTTCACATCCCTGGTCACATCACTGACTCTTCGCTGA